The following proteins come from a genomic window of Natronosalvus vescus:
- a CDS encoding NRDE family protein, with translation MCTLILAWQVFESHPVTVAANRDERLDRASEPPGVYATDPEVIAPRDTSAGGTWIGINAAGLFAGITNRWTDVDLAGERSRGHLVADALARESATAARDVIVDAVERTEYDGFTLVVADADSALALEWDGSLRITAFEPGVHVVANTGIDDRFDIPDHRSEVARRQAENARAVRRTLSAAVSEADSSSAWLERAAAVLADHEYGVCVHGNGYGTRSSSLIALGVPSHYLFADGPPCQTAFRSVGGAESQSRTMTLENLTDLEGHI, from the coding sequence ATGTGTACGCTGATACTCGCCTGGCAGGTCTTCGAGAGTCATCCGGTGACGGTTGCAGCCAATCGGGACGAGCGACTCGACCGAGCGAGCGAGCCACCAGGGGTGTACGCGACTGACCCAGAGGTGATCGCCCCTCGAGACACCAGCGCGGGCGGTACCTGGATCGGGATCAATGCCGCCGGCCTCTTCGCGGGAATCACGAATCGCTGGACGGACGTCGACCTCGCCGGTGAGCGGTCGCGCGGTCACCTCGTCGCTGACGCACTGGCCCGTGAGTCGGCCACCGCGGCTCGCGACGTGATCGTGGACGCCGTCGAGAGAACGGAGTACGACGGGTTTACGCTCGTCGTCGCGGATGCCGATAGCGCGTTGGCTCTCGAGTGGGACGGCTCGCTTCGGATCACCGCCTTCGAACCCGGTGTACACGTCGTCGCCAACACTGGAATCGACGATCGCTTCGACATCCCGGATCACCGTTCCGAGGTCGCTCGGCGGCAGGCGGAGAACGCCAGAGCCGTTCGACGGACGCTTTCAGCCGCCGTTTCGGAGGCAGACAGTTCCAGTGCGTGGCTCGAGCGTGCGGCAGCCGTGCTGGCGGATCACGAGTACGGGGTCTGTGTGCACGGTAACGGCTACGGGACGCGGTCGTCATCGTTGATCGCACTTGGCGTTCCCTCACACTACCTGTTTGCCGATGGCCCACCCTGCCAGACGGCGTTTCGATCGGTCGGTGGTGCCGAGTCGCAGTCGCGGACGATGACACTCGAGAACCTGACCGACCTCGAAGGGCACATTTAA
- a CDS encoding helix-turn-helix transcriptional regulator, producing MSVSATEAALSEDERAGLALVRETGGIHQSDFWKELDVSSRKGSRIVESLVDKELVDREETVYAGHNTYYITPTARDLDFTLLMAGDMLSPFIGEEEVDPNSDAFSQWIMNLAYQE from the coding sequence ATGAGCGTCTCCGCGACCGAAGCAGCGCTGTCGGAGGACGAACGGGCTGGCCTCGCACTCGTTCGCGAAACAGGTGGCATCCACCAGAGCGATTTCTGGAAGGAACTCGACGTATCTTCCCGAAAGGGGAGTCGTATCGTCGAGTCGCTCGTCGACAAAGAACTGGTCGACCGCGAGGAGACCGTCTACGCCGGACACAACACCTATTACATCACGCCGACGGCACGTGACCTCGATTTCACGCTGCTCATGGCCGGCGACATGCTCTCGCCGTTCATCGGCGAGGAGGAAGTCGACCCCAACAGCGACGCGTTCTCTCAGTGGATCATGAACCTGGCCTACCAGGAGTAA
- the gatA gene encoding Asp-tRNA(Asn)/Glu-tRNA(Gln) amidotransferase subunit GatA, translating to MSDTIFITDETIEPDPDADGPLSGQTIAVKDNISTAGVRTTCGSKMLADYVPPYDATVVTRLKEAGSTIVGKANMDEFGMGTTTETSYFGHTDNPAAPGHVPGGSSGGSAAAVAAGEADLALGSDTGGSIRCPAAFCGVVGIKPTYGLVSRYGLVAYANSLEQIGPLASTVEDAAALLDVIAGPDERDGTTRSEPGTENEDRGSYADAADGNVDGLTIGVPTELLEGAEEGVVDAFWEAMATLEEQGATYQEVSLPSVEHAVEAYYVIAMSEASSNLARFDGVRYGHSSDADGNWNDAFSKTRAEGFGDEVKRRILLGTYALSAGYHDKYYKKAQDARAWVKQDFDAALEDADVLASPTMPVTPFELGESLDDPLQMYLADANTTPVNLADLPAISVPAGKSDGLPVGIQFVGPAFGERRIVRAASALE from the coding sequence ATGAGCGACACTATCTTCATCACCGACGAGACGATCGAACCCGATCCCGACGCCGACGGCCCATTGTCCGGGCAAACGATCGCTGTCAAGGACAACATCTCGACGGCGGGCGTCCGCACGACCTGTGGCTCGAAGATGCTCGCCGACTACGTGCCGCCGTACGACGCGACCGTCGTTACCCGACTCAAAGAAGCGGGCAGCACCATCGTCGGCAAGGCGAACATGGACGAGTTCGGCATGGGGACGACCACCGAAACCTCGTACTTCGGCCACACCGACAATCCGGCCGCACCGGGTCACGTCCCCGGCGGCTCCTCGGGTGGCTCCGCCGCAGCGGTCGCGGCCGGGGAGGCCGACCTCGCGCTCGGCTCCGACACCGGCGGCTCGATCCGGTGTCCGGCCGCGTTCTGTGGCGTCGTCGGCATCAAACCCACCTACGGCCTGGTCTCCCGCTACGGACTGGTCGCCTACGCGAACAGCCTCGAGCAGATCGGCCCGCTCGCCTCGACCGTCGAGGACGCCGCCGCCCTGCTCGACGTCATCGCCGGGCCAGACGAGCGAGACGGGACGACTCGTTCGGAACCCGGAACCGAGAACGAAGACCGCGGTTCCTACGCAGACGCCGCCGACGGTAACGTCGACGGCCTCACCATCGGCGTCCCAACGGAACTGCTCGAGGGTGCCGAAGAGGGCGTCGTCGACGCGTTCTGGGAAGCAATGGCGACGCTCGAGGAACAGGGTGCCACCTATCAGGAGGTGAGCCTCCCGTCCGTCGAGCACGCCGTCGAGGCCTACTACGTAATCGCGATGTCCGAGGCCTCCTCGAACCTCGCCCGATTCGACGGCGTCCGCTACGGCCACTCGAGCGATGCCGACGGCAACTGGAACGACGCGTTCTCGAAGACCCGCGCGGAGGGCTTCGGCGACGAGGTCAAACGCCGCATCCTGCTCGGCACCTACGCGCTCTCTGCGGGCTACCACGACAAGTACTACAAAAAGGCCCAGGACGCCAGAGCGTGGGTCAAACAGGACTTCGACGCGGCGCTCGAGGACGCCGACGTCCTCGCGTCGCCAACGATGCCAGTGACACCGTTCGAACTCGGCGAAAGCCTCGACGATCCACTGCAGATGTACCTCGCCGACGCGAACACCACGCCGGTCAACCTCGCCGACCTGCCGGCGATTTCGGTTCCGGCGGGCAAGAGTGACGGTCTCCCCGTTGGCATCCAGTTCGTCGGGCCGGCCTTCGGCGAACGGCGGATCGTCCGAGCAGCGAGCGCCCTCGAATAG
- the gatC gene encoding Asp-tRNA(Asn)/Glu-tRNA(Gln) amidotransferase subunit GatC, which produces MSDDAVTPEAVRHVGALARVDLTDEEVDRFTEQFADILAYFETLDDVPDVDTEAELTNVMRPDEVRSGLETDEALQNAPGHEDDYFTGPNVS; this is translated from the coding sequence ATGAGCGACGACGCCGTCACGCCCGAGGCTGTCCGTCACGTCGGGGCGCTGGCCAGAGTGGATCTCACCGACGAGGAAGTCGACCGGTTCACCGAGCAGTTCGCGGACATTCTCGCGTACTTCGAAACGCTCGACGATGTACCGGACGTCGATACCGAGGCCGAACTGACGAACGTCATGCGACCCGACGAGGTTCGATCGGGGCTCGAGACCGACGAGGCGCTGCAGAACGCCCCCGGCCACGAGGACGACTACTTCACCGGACCGAACGTCTCCTGA
- the metG gene encoding methionine--tRNA ligase, with amino-acid sequence MSHDDFPTDRPAVVTCGLPYANGDLHIGHLRGYIGADAFTRALETLGQQAAYVSGSDMHGTPVAVNAEEEGVDPESFALRWHEQYEETFPKFNVEFDNYGHTHDETNTELTQEIVRTLDEEGYVYEDEVLVAYDPKADDHLPDRYVVGTCPYCGEKARGDECDEGCQRHLEPGEIENPTSVRTGNPAEYRERTHKFFRVSEFADYLTEFLDDLEGTSNARNQPRQWIEEGLQDWCLTRDMEWGIDYPGAEEEDIVLYVWVDAPIEYISSTKQYSDRVGSDEYDWEEVWKNDGEIIHVIGRDIIQHHTIFWPAMLEAANYNAPRAVAATGFITIDGKGLSTSRNRAIWAKEYLEEGFHPDLLRYYLTTTGGLQQDVDFTWTAFQEKVNGELVGTIGNFWYRSLLFAYRNYEGRPDVEVTSEVEERIEGAIGEFREAVNDYSLRECGLAATRLAQFGNEYIQRNEPWKLTDDDPERAAQVIRDCVQIAKAVGVLLEPVAPGKAQALWEQLGEDGSVADAHLEDALEAPPRRFEQPGELFEKIEDDRVDELETKLDEKITAAAEQETESDEGDEAEETDMADETETAADTSDLEPLLEDRISFEDFQNLDIRVGRVEVAEGIDGADDLARLEVDIGFETRQVVAGIKQLHDLESLSGTKCILLANMAPAELFGVESNGMILAAGEEADLLTTHGDADIGEKVR; translated from the coding sequence ATGAGCCACGACGACTTTCCGACGGATCGCCCGGCGGTGGTCACGTGTGGGTTGCCCTACGCCAACGGTGACTTACACATCGGCCACCTCCGCGGGTACATCGGCGCTGATGCGTTCACTCGCGCGCTCGAGACGCTCGGCCAGCAGGCCGCCTACGTTTCCGGATCGGATATGCACGGGACACCGGTCGCTGTCAACGCCGAGGAAGAGGGCGTCGACCCCGAATCGTTCGCCCTGCGCTGGCACGAGCAGTACGAAGAGACGTTTCCGAAGTTCAACGTCGAGTTCGACAACTACGGCCACACCCACGACGAGACGAACACCGAACTCACCCAGGAAATCGTCAGGACGCTGGACGAGGAGGGGTACGTCTACGAGGACGAGGTGCTGGTCGCCTACGATCCCAAAGCGGACGATCACCTTCCCGATCGGTACGTCGTCGGCACCTGTCCGTACTGCGGCGAGAAGGCACGCGGCGACGAGTGTGACGAGGGCTGTCAGCGCCACCTCGAGCCGGGCGAGATCGAAAACCCCACCAGCGTTCGGACGGGGAACCCGGCAGAATATCGCGAGCGGACGCACAAGTTCTTCCGCGTCTCGGAGTTTGCCGACTATCTGACCGAGTTCCTCGACGACCTCGAGGGCACCTCCAATGCCCGCAACCAGCCTCGGCAGTGGATCGAGGAGGGTCTACAGGACTGGTGTCTCACCCGCGACATGGAGTGGGGGATCGACTACCCGGGTGCTGAGGAGGAAGACATCGTCCTCTACGTCTGGGTCGACGCCCCGATCGAGTACATTTCGAGTACGAAACAGTACTCCGATCGCGTCGGCAGCGACGAGTACGACTGGGAGGAGGTCTGGAAGAATGATGGTGAGATCATCCACGTCATCGGTCGGGACATCATCCAGCACCACACCATCTTCTGGCCAGCGATGCTCGAGGCCGCGAACTACAACGCGCCACGGGCGGTCGCCGCGACCGGCTTCATCACCATCGACGGGAAGGGACTCTCGACCAGCCGCAACCGGGCGATCTGGGCGAAGGAGTACCTCGAGGAGGGCTTCCATCCCGACCTCCTTCGGTACTACCTGACGACGACGGGCGGTCTCCAGCAGGACGTCGACTTCACCTGGACGGCGTTCCAGGAGAAGGTCAACGGCGAACTCGTGGGGACGATCGGCAACTTCTGGTACCGGTCGCTACTGTTTGCCTACCGGAACTACGAGGGACGGCCCGACGTCGAGGTCACCTCGGAGGTCGAAGAGCGCATCGAGGGCGCAATCGGCGAGTTCCGCGAGGCCGTCAACGACTACTCCCTGCGCGAGTGCGGCCTCGCTGCGACCCGCCTCGCCCAGTTCGGCAACGAGTACATCCAGCGCAACGAGCCCTGGAAGCTGACCGACGACGACCCCGAACGGGCCGCACAGGTCATCCGCGACTGCGTCCAGATCGCCAAAGCCGTCGGGGTTCTCCTCGAGCCGGTCGCGCCCGGCAAGGCCCAGGCGCTGTGGGAACAACTCGGCGAGGACGGTTCGGTCGCGGACGCCCACCTCGAGGACGCCCTCGAGGCCCCACCCCGCCGCTTCGAGCAACCGGGCGAACTGTTCGAGAAGATCGAGGACGACCGCGTCGACGAACTCGAGACGAAACTCGACGAGAAGATCACCGCCGCGGCCGAACAGGAAACCGAAAGTGACGAGGGAGACGAGGCTGAGGAGACGGATATGGCAGACGAGACCGAGACAGCAGCCGACACGAGCGACCTCGAGCCCCTGCTCGAAGATCGAATCAGCTTCGAGGACTTCCAGAATCTCGACATCCGCGTCGGGCGGGTCGAGGTCGCCGAAGGGATCGACGGTGCCGACGATCTGGCCCGCCTCGAGGTCGACATCGGCTTCGAGACCCGCCAGGTCGTCGCCGGCATCAAACAACTCCACGATCTCGAGTCGCTGTCGGGGACGAAGTGTATCCTACTGGCGAACATGGCACCGGCCGAACTGTTCGGGGTCGAATCCAACGGCATGATCCTCGCCGCGGGCGAGGAGGCGGATCTGCTGACGACCCACGGTGACGCCGACATCGGCGAGAAGGTTCGCTGA
- a CDS encoding DNA primase, with the protein MAENENVRDDRSAASTSRSRRECVPVRSSKPDRSGSRPLLPDGGVAESSVEESDSDDASDEDESEGDDDDVETEAEEESESESEDEEDSESEDGEDSDEDESAAEEETEEPDSTDDEATDQEEDAEEEDAEDDETEDSDETEEADEPGEQHGIDAEEVYESEDTSGVAHLDLDGLFLDVLGLEVNLNEVTLDVSARPGENNLLGNLLSSVTGLLDGLGSPLESITNALGKIPGGLKSAATGLLGGLKDRLSGLIPGLGGGDEDADEEEADAESDEEDEGGVLSTISGWFRSLGSKIADSVRGLIKRAVSSLPLEQVLASILRTTLKAVVDRMESGSDDEDGGADEGDTEETEEESAEDESESDADGDGNGDEESQGDEPDDEEQSEEAEVKA; encoded by the coding sequence ATGGCCGAAAACGAGAACGTACGAGACGACAGGTCGGCAGCGTCGACGTCACGCTCGAGGAGGGAGTGCGTCCCCGTTCGCTCGTCGAAACCGGACAGATCCGGATCGCGTCCGCTTTTACCCGATGGAGGGGTTGCCGAATCGTCGGTGGAGGAATCCGATTCCGACGACGCCTCCGACGAAGATGAATCGGAAGGTGATGACGATGATGTCGAGACTGAGGCCGAAGAGGAATCCGAATCCGAGTCCGAAGACGAGGAGGACTCCGAAAGCGAGGATGGCGAGGATTCAGACGAGGACGAATCGGCGGCAGAGGAAGAGACGGAGGAACCCGATTCGACAGACGATGAAGCGACAGATCAGGAAGAAGACGCGGAGGAAGAAGACGCGGAAGACGACGAAACCGAGGATAGTGACGAGACGGAGGAGGCCGACGAACCCGGTGAGCAGCACGGCATCGACGCCGAAGAAGTCTACGAGAGCGAGGACACGTCCGGCGTCGCCCACCTCGATCTCGACGGCCTCTTTCTCGACGTGCTGGGCCTCGAGGTCAACCTGAACGAGGTAACCCTCGACGTGTCGGCGCGACCAGGCGAGAACAACCTCCTGGGCAACCTCCTCTCCTCGGTCACCGGGTTGCTCGATGGGCTTGGATCGCCGCTCGAGTCGATTACGAACGCCCTCGGGAAGATCCCAGGCGGGCTCAAGAGCGCCGCCACCGGTTTGCTCGGGGGGTTGAAAGACCGACTCTCGGGGCTCATTCCTGGACTCGGCGGCGGTGACGAGGATGCAGACGAGGAAGAAGCCGACGCCGAATCGGACGAGGAAGACGAAGGTGGTGTTCTCTCGACGATCAGCGGGTGGTTCCGATCACTCGGCTCGAAGATTGCCGACTCGGTGCGCGGATTGATCAAGCGCGCGGTCTCGTCGCTCCCGCTCGAGCAGGTGCTCGCGAGCATCCTCAGGACGACGCTCAAGGCTGTCGTCGACCGGATGGAATCGGGTTCGGACGATGAAGACGGTGGGGCTGACGAGGGTGACACCGAGGAAACCGAGGAAGAGAGTGCCGAGGACGAAAGCGAAAGCGACGCCGACGGAGACGGAAATGGAGACGAGGAATCGCAGGGGGACGAACCGGACGACGAGGAGCAATCCGAGGAAGCGGAGGTAAAAGCATGA
- a CDS encoding DUF3179 domain-containing (seleno)protein — protein sequence MNVRQVIPRDAIPAIDDPVFGRTHAGEPTDEVIVVDPADAPARAYPVRILDYHEVVNDEYEDGPVAVTWCPLCASAVVYDAVVDGTPLTFGVSGKLADDDLVVYDRQTDSEWKQSSGHCIDGPLEGSRLRPRTATMTTVATFTDRYPDGRILQPVPDAESEAASDDDDPAPVDYSERPYAGYFSSDAVGLAGHRGGENDRTWERDDLDPKAIVLGIEREGEACGVPRPWVRDHGGTVTTTVGETPVLVVASDLGLHAFELPHPNPGSDSTVDADLEWSLETATDTGTSDDSENDPVLIGDGTTWDLVTGRGADGRHLEALPVKRLFAFAWADDHGDDAFLEL from the coding sequence ATGAACGTCAGACAGGTCATCCCCCGCGATGCGATTCCCGCTATCGACGACCCAGTGTTCGGTCGCACCCACGCGGGCGAACCGACCGACGAAGTGATCGTCGTCGATCCAGCGGACGCGCCGGCTCGAGCCTACCCAGTGCGGATTCTCGACTACCATGAAGTCGTCAACGACGAGTACGAGGACGGGCCAGTCGCCGTCACCTGGTGTCCACTCTGTGCCAGTGCCGTCGTGTACGATGCGGTCGTCGACGGTACCCCGTTGACGTTTGGCGTCAGCGGCAAACTCGCCGACGACGACCTCGTGGTGTACGATCGACAGACGGACTCCGAGTGGAAACAATCGTCCGGACACTGTATCGATGGCCCGCTCGAAGGTAGCCGGTTACGCCCGCGTACGGCGACCATGACGACCGTCGCCACGTTCACCGATCGCTACCCGGACGGGCGAATACTCCAGCCGGTACCCGATGCCGAGAGCGAAGCCGCGAGCGACGACGACGACCCTGCGCCGGTCGACTACAGCGAACGGCCGTACGCGGGCTACTTCTCGAGCGACGCCGTGGGGCTCGCTGGCCACCGCGGTGGCGAGAACGATCGGACGTGGGAACGCGACGACCTCGATCCAAAGGCGATCGTCCTCGGGATCGAACGCGAGGGCGAAGCGTGTGGCGTGCCCCGCCCGTGGGTACGCGACCACGGCGGCACCGTCACGACGACGGTCGGAGAAACGCCCGTTCTCGTCGTCGCGAGTGACCTCGGCCTCCACGCATTCGAGCTTCCCCATCCGAATCCTGGTTCCGATTCCACTGTCGATGCGGATCTCGAGTGGTCACTCGAGACAGCTACCGACACCGGCACAAGCGACGATTCCGAGAACGACCCGGTACTGATCGGTGATGGCACGACCTGGGACCTCGTTACCGGACGAGGTGCGGACGGACGTCACCTCGAGGCACTCCCGGTGAAACGGCTGTTCGCGTTCGCCTGGGCCGACGACCACGGCGACGACGCGTTTCTCGAGTTATAG
- a CDS encoding universal stress protein gives MYDSLLVATDGSEDAATAIAHAVELARRLEIPLYGIAVLDSRTAYDSGIVDPETIRERQTEQAEEALAALEERATDDGVSVTTTIRSGTPHEEILAEAEERGCSAIVVGSRGRSAFREALLGSTVDALVRLSSLPVLVVDG, from the coding sequence GTGTACGATTCACTGCTCGTCGCGACGGACGGCAGCGAGGACGCAGCAACCGCGATCGCTCACGCCGTCGAACTCGCCCGCCGACTCGAGATTCCGCTGTACGGGATCGCGGTTCTCGATTCGCGAACGGCCTACGATTCGGGGATCGTGGATCCGGAAACCATCCGAGAACGCCAGACCGAGCAGGCCGAGGAGGCACTGGCCGCGCTCGAGGAACGAGCGACTGACGACGGCGTCTCCGTCACGACGACGATCAGATCCGGTACGCCGCACGAGGAGATCCTGGCTGAGGCCGAGGAACGGGGCTGTTCGGCGATCGTGGTGGGCTCTCGAGGACGTTCGGCGTTTCGGGAGGCGCTGCTCGGGAGTACGGTGGATGCGCTGGTTCGGCTGTCGTCGCTGCCAGTACTGGTGGTCGACGGCTGA
- a CDS encoding small multi-drug export protein: MLSTLLLEFASSGISVVQTAGATDLEVSVLSLSGLETWTREWIDAASGPWQYVLVFLLAATPLLEILVVIPIGIALGLDPVLVAIVAFAGNLIPIYGIVALSERVSAWLERRRSNEPSARRKRATRIWNDYGLPGLALLSPIVTGVHLATVLALSLGARRRATLVWMTASIALWTVLITVGAVTGFAILESVV, encoded by the coding sequence ATGTTATCGACGCTCCTTCTCGAATTCGCTTCCTCGGGCATTTCCGTCGTCCAAACGGCTGGCGCCACTGACCTCGAGGTGAGCGTTCTGTCTCTCTCCGGCCTCGAGACGTGGACGCGCGAGTGGATCGACGCCGCGAGCGGCCCCTGGCAGTACGTCCTCGTCTTTCTGCTCGCGGCGACGCCGCTGCTCGAGATCCTCGTCGTGATTCCGATCGGAATCGCCCTGGGACTCGATCCCGTGCTCGTCGCCATCGTTGCCTTCGCCGGAAACCTGATTCCGATATACGGGATCGTCGCCCTGTCCGAACGGGTCTCGGCCTGGCTCGAGCGCCGGCGATCGAACGAGCCATCGGCACGTCGAAAACGAGCGACACGCATCTGGAACGATTACGGCCTGCCGGGTCTGGCACTGCTGTCGCCGATCGTGACTGGCGTCCACCTCGCGACGGTACTCGCGCTCAGCCTCGGAGCGCGGCGCCGGGCCACGCTCGTCTGGATGACTGCCAGCATCGCCCTCTGGACGGTACTCATCACGGTCGGCGCAGTGACTGGGTTCGCCATACTCGAGTCGGTAGTGTGA
- a CDS encoding NAD(P)/FAD-dependent oxidoreductase, which translates to MTENVVVLGSGYAGAGAIKSLQSELDGSTRLTWISDTDYHLVLHESHRVIRDPSVRADITIPVADIAEPTTRYINDSVTNLDTEAQVVELEDGDDVEYDYVLVALGSQTAYYGIPGLKENSLTLKCLEDALEIHEQIKTASREATRGEPAQIVIGGAGLSGIQTAGEIAEFRDANRAPLEIHLVEALDEIFPGNDPEIQQALRNLLEEAGVRIHTDDPITEAEDGVIHFDEGDPLEYDVFVWTGGITGREALDGTELDNQHNRVTTEANFQTSDERVFAIGDSAIIDQGDQPAPPTAQAAWQAAEVVGENIARAIDNRPLKTWEYDDKGTVVSVGDKAVAHGVKLLPVDTFGGFPAKNLKKLIAARWIADLTSWNRARKAWSVL; encoded by the coding sequence ATGACTGAGAACGTCGTCGTACTCGGCTCGGGATATGCCGGTGCTGGTGCGATCAAATCGCTCCAATCGGAGCTCGATGGCAGTACGCGTCTGACGTGGATATCGGACACCGACTACCACCTCGTCTTGCACGAATCCCACCGCGTCATCCGCGACCCATCCGTTCGTGCTGACATCACGATTCCCGTCGCCGATATCGCCGAACCGACGACCCGGTACATCAACGACAGCGTCACCAACCTCGACACCGAAGCGCAAGTCGTCGAACTCGAGGACGGTGACGACGTCGAGTACGACTACGTTCTCGTCGCCCTCGGCAGCCAGACGGCGTACTACGGCATCCCCGGCCTGAAAGAAAACTCCCTGACACTCAAGTGCCTCGAGGACGCCCTCGAGATCCACGAGCAGATCAAAACTGCCAGTCGGGAAGCGACCCGCGGCGAACCCGCTCAGATCGTCATCGGTGGGGCCGGGCTCTCCGGCATCCAGACGGCCGGCGAAATCGCCGAGTTCCGCGACGCCAACCGGGCTCCCCTCGAGATCCACCTGGTCGAAGCCCTCGACGAGATCTTCCCGGGTAACGACCCCGAGATCCAGCAGGCCCTCCGCAACCTGCTCGAGGAAGCCGGCGTTCGTATCCACACGGACGACCCAATCACCGAGGCCGAAGACGGCGTCATCCACTTCGACGAAGGCGACCCACTGGAGTACGACGTATTCGTCTGGACCGGCGGCATCACCGGTCGGGAAGCCCTCGACGGTACCGAACTCGACAACCAGCACAACCGAGTCACGACCGAGGCGAACTTCCAGACGTCCGACGAACGCGTGTTTGCGATTGGCGACTCTGCGATCATCGACCAGGGCGATCAGCCCGCACCACCGACCGCGCAGGCTGCCTGGCAGGCGGCGGAAGTCGTCGGCGAGAACATCGCCCGCGCTATCGACAACCGACCGCTCAAGACGTGGGAGTACGACGACAAAGGAACCGTCGTCTCCGTCGGTGACAAAGCGGTCGCCCACGGCGTCAAACTGCTTCCAGTCGACACCTTCGGCGGCTTCCCGGCAAAGAACCTGAAGAAACTCATCGCGGCGCGCTGGATCGCCGACCTGACCTCGTGGAATCGAGCGCGGAAAGCCTGGTCGGTGCTGTAA
- the rocF gene encoding arginase, whose protein sequence is MGRTIHVIGAPMDYGADRRGVDMGTSAIRYAGLADELEKAGVECFDQGDLLIPRAEERDPDANQPTEGNAKFLREVENVNSRVAETVAETLDDGAFPLLLGGDHSIAIGSMNGAARDADLGVIWFDAHADLNIPDTSPSGNVHGMPLAAVLGRGMFEDLEWAHAPRVREESIAYVGLRSIDEHERELVRKSEMTAFTMSDIDERGITAVVEDALDIATTGTDGVHVSLDLDWLDPKEAPGVGTPVRGGVTYREAHSALETVSNRDTDDGILRSMDLVEVNPILDEQNETANLAVELASSAFGKRIL, encoded by the coding sequence ATGGGACGAACGATCCACGTCATTGGTGCACCGATGGACTACGGGGCCGACAGACGCGGCGTCGACATGGGTACTTCAGCGATCCGATACGCCGGACTTGCCGACGAACTCGAGAAGGCGGGCGTCGAGTGTTTCGATCAGGGAGATCTCCTCATCCCTCGTGCAGAAGAACGCGATCCCGACGCGAACCAACCGACAGAAGGCAACGCGAAGTTCCTCCGCGAGGTCGAAAACGTCAACAGCCGCGTCGCCGAGACAGTCGCCGAGACCCTCGATGACGGGGCGTTCCCGCTCCTGCTCGGCGGGGATCACTCGATAGCGATCGGGTCGATGAACGGTGCCGCTCGAGACGCCGACCTCGGGGTCATCTGGTTCGACGCCCACGCGGATCTCAACATACCGGATACCTCGCCGAGTGGAAACGTCCACGGTATGCCACTGGCGGCCGTTCTCGGTCGCGGGATGTTCGAGGATCTCGAGTGGGCCCACGCGCCGCGGGTGCGAGAAGAATCGATCGCCTACGTCGGTCTGCGCAGCATTGACGAGCACGAGCGCGAACTCGTCCGTAAGAGCGAAATGACGGCCTTCACGATGTCGGACATCGACGAACGGGGGATCACGGCTGTCGTCGAGGACGCACTCGACATCGCCACGACTGGCACCGACGGCGTTCACGTCAGCCTCGATCTGGACTGGCTCGACCCCAAAGAGGCCCCCGGTGTCGGCACACCGGTTCGCGGTGGCGTTACCTATCGCGAAGCCCATTCGGCCCTCGAGACCGTCTCGAATCGAGACACCGACGACGGGATCCTCCGCTCGATGGATCTCGTCGAAGTGAATCCCATCCTCGACGAACAGAACGAGACCGCGAACCTCGCCGTCGAACTCGCCTCGAGTGCATTTGGCAAGCGCATTCTCTAG